One region of Malania oleifera isolate guangnan ecotype guangnan chromosome 6, ASM2987363v1, whole genome shotgun sequence genomic DNA includes:
- the LOC131157251 gene encoding 2-alkenal reductase (NADP(+)-dependent)-like isoform X1 — MEVTNRYITIKTHIEGAPEEANFELRAEAISLLIEPNSNDVIVKNIFLSIDPYQLNRMKSHCHSQKTVRDAASITPGQAISAHGVGRVVASGNPDFEEGDLVVGLFSWGEFSIIRGSGIVRKLDPLGFPPSYHVGVLGSSGLTAYAGFFQVCKPKKGEKVFVSAASGSVGNLVGQFAKLFGCYVVGCAGTKQKVKLLKEKLGFDDAFNYKEENDLKSTLKRYFPDGIDVYFDNVGAEMLEAAIANMNNFGRVAACGVISEYTDAGRRAALNMVDVVYKRITIQGFLFLDYSDVYAVFLSTVTDQLRAGQIQVLEDISLGVESIPSAFIGLFHGENIGKKIVQVSND, encoded by the exons ATGGAAGTGACCAACAGATACATAACAATTAAGACTCACATAGAAGGCGCACCAGAAGAGGCCAATTTTGAGCTCAGGGCTGAAGCCATATCTCTGTTGATTGAGCCTAACTCAAATGATGTTATTGTGAAAAACATATTCCTCTCGATCGATCCTTACCAGTTAAACCGCATGAAAAGTCACTGCCACTCACAGAAAACTGTAAGAGACGCAGCATCCATTACTCCTGGGCAG GCCATTAGTGCTCATGGTGTGGGGAGAGTGGTGGCCTCTGGGAACCCTGATTTTGAAGAGGGTGATTTGGTGGTGGGACTTTTCAGCTGGGGAGAATTCAGTATTATAAGAGGAAGTGGAATTGTGAGAAAGTTGGATCCTCTGGGATTTCCACCGTCTTACCATGTTGGGGTCCTAG GGTCCAGTGGGCTGACAGCCTATGCTGGGTTCTTCCAAGTGTGTAAGCCTAAGAAGGGGGAGAAGGTTTTTGTATCTGCTGCTTCAGGGTCTGTTGGGAACTTGGTTGGGCAATTTGCCAAGTTATTCGGATGTTACGTCGTCGGCTGTGCCGGGACCAAGCAAAAG GTAAAGTTGCTTAAAGAGAAGCTTGGTTTTGATGATGCATTCAATTACAAAGAAGAAAATGATCTGAAATCGACTCTCAAAAG GTATTTCCCAGATGGGATAGATGTGTATTTCGACAATGTGGGTGCTGAGATGCTCGAAGCAGCCATTGCCAACATGAACAACTTCGGCAGGGTAGCTGCTTGCGGAGTAATATCCGAGTACACCGATGCTGGAAGGCGAGCTGCACTGAACATGGTAGATGTTGTTTACAAGAGAATCACAATCCAAGGATTCTTGTTCCTAGATTACTCAGATGTGTATGCTGTTTTTCTGTCGACAGTCACCGACCAACTTCGTGCTGGCCAAATTCAAGTGCTTGAAGACATCTCTCTCGGAGTGGAGAGTATCCCCTCTGCCTTTATAGGACTGTTTCATGGTGAAAATATTGGGAAGAAGATTGTCCAAGTTTCCAATGACTGA
- the LOC131157251 gene encoding 2-alkenal reductase (NADP(+)-dependent)-like isoform X2 codes for MEVTNRYITIKTHIEGAPEEANFELRAEAISLLIEPNSNDVIVKNIFLSIDPYQLNRMKSHCHSQKTVRDAASITPGQAISAHGVGRVVASGNPDFEEGDLVVGLFSWGEFSIIRGSGIVRKLDPLGFPPSYHVGVLGSSGLTAYAGFFQVCKPKKGEKVFVSAASGSVGNLVGQFAKLFGCYVVGCAGTKQKVKLLKEKLGFDDAFNYKEENDLKSTLKRYFPDGIDVYFDNVGAEMLEAAIANMNNFGRVAACGVISEYTDAGRRAALNMSPTNFVLAKFKCLKTSLSEWRVSPLPL; via the exons ATGGAAGTGACCAACAGATACATAACAATTAAGACTCACATAGAAGGCGCACCAGAAGAGGCCAATTTTGAGCTCAGGGCTGAAGCCATATCTCTGTTGATTGAGCCTAACTCAAATGATGTTATTGTGAAAAACATATTCCTCTCGATCGATCCTTACCAGTTAAACCGCATGAAAAGTCACTGCCACTCACAGAAAACTGTAAGAGACGCAGCATCCATTACTCCTGGGCAG GCCATTAGTGCTCATGGTGTGGGGAGAGTGGTGGCCTCTGGGAACCCTGATTTTGAAGAGGGTGATTTGGTGGTGGGACTTTTCAGCTGGGGAGAATTCAGTATTATAAGAGGAAGTGGAATTGTGAGAAAGTTGGATCCTCTGGGATTTCCACCGTCTTACCATGTTGGGGTCCTAG GGTCCAGTGGGCTGACAGCCTATGCTGGGTTCTTCCAAGTGTGTAAGCCTAAGAAGGGGGAGAAGGTTTTTGTATCTGCTGCTTCAGGGTCTGTTGGGAACTTGGTTGGGCAATTTGCCAAGTTATTCGGATGTTACGTCGTCGGCTGTGCCGGGACCAAGCAAAAG GTAAAGTTGCTTAAAGAGAAGCTTGGTTTTGATGATGCATTCAATTACAAAGAAGAAAATGATCTGAAATCGACTCTCAAAAG GTATTTCCCAGATGGGATAGATGTGTATTTCGACAATGTGGGTGCTGAGATGCTCGAAGCAGCCATTGCCAACATGAACAACTTCGGCAGGGTAGCTGCTTGCGGAGTAATATCCGAGTACACCGATGCTGGAAGGCGAGCTGCACTGAACATG TCACCGACCAACTTCGTGCTGGCCAAATTCAAGTGCTTGAAGACATCTCTCTCGGAGTGGAGAGTATCCCCTCTGCCTTTATAG